One Coccinella septempunctata chromosome 1, icCocSept1.1, whole genome shotgun sequence DNA window includes the following coding sequences:
- the LOC123323017 gene encoding tyrosine-protein kinase Abl isoform X1 gives MGAQSTKERTLTVSSHSTRTATRTRPRPLKDGRQTVSNIFTEHNEALLQSRPLPHIPSLPESDPPGTLSSSGLGTLTGSSGSGAATTPLSFETANRWTSKENLLAQEENDPQLFVALYDFQAGGENQLSLKKGEQVRILSYNKSGEWCEAHSSTNQIGWVPSNYVTAVNSLEKHSWYHGPISRNAAEYLLSSGINGSFLVRESESSPGQRSISLRYEGRVYHYRINEDGEGKVYVTAESKFSTLAELVHHHSMMSDGLITQLLYPAPKHNKPTVFPLSPEPDEWEINRTDIVMRHKLGGGQYGDVYEAVWKRYNMTVAVKTLKEDTMALKDFLEEAAIMKEMKHPNLVQLMGVCTREPPFYIITEFMSKGNLLDYLRNGNKENINAVVLMYIATQIASGMSYLESRSFIHRDLAARNCLVGENHLVKVADFGLARLMRDDTYTAHAGAKFPIKWTAPEGLAYNKFSTKSDVWAFGILLWEIATYGMSPYPGVDLTDVYHMLEKGYRMECPPGCPPKIYELMRQCWQWHAHERPTFAEIHHALENMFQESSITEEVEKQLQGNEIAVHTGTPHLSYKKSHSGSTGNIHSLVGLIDQCSDNIMTTKLSTFTGGSKNNLVQMRRTTNKKGKTAPAPPKRTSLLSSCSSFRDSTVEDHAGQLEAAGDEGTCDLNGILNKKRYKGITKDLQNLAASAKGDSESDLQDQTPDTDDSGAHSYPEISMASSLGGGAITGSFKRAPIMGNRAVGQRTGKKTKTKETPPVHVAALEVQNVRKAISRYGTLPKGARIGAYLESLRQSGMSKNDESQTNNSQPATEQETTPKSLSPKTSIRNQPQMIRSNSSSGVTSFHAPHPPSSPTSGKLSRNRNLNRNNTTGDVRNSLRTFRGSQDNNFRGGSPSRSIQPTLADLEFPPPPTDLPPPPEEFDSSVDVDFTTTVMTSSIEMKKKIIPISPLTTKKINRTIDKTESSFINNSQATGSSRFGISLKRREKDNGGQRSSLNSPSQEVRSPLGEVAPNFPSLNSPMESLPPPPSFPEQALDGGELKENLEDNKSSKVFKNKLILKEMELKLVAEIKERADQKNKNPYESPLLEPVLAVSSISHDPVAQLVSELSQTFNLDKREVKTEKDGENCKKSASNNGSPTTTSKSTENNGNFVPQLKKIDCTKKANTKEISESISDSSVIIDFKSRLRKVEPDKKEGQIEKTDNENETEALPNKRESTASSDSGNQKIDEEDKRKSTGSISSLKKLWESKEPTEIGNVQLSPKLSVKNKNDEIIDENSPVDTSDESMKTEKQKGEKRLWPPGNNDEKPTIPAKPPVKAIKPVLNRTSGPAIYATPISTNSPNSNNGKPPISAKPQNLENKSPDKEPPSDKSSKETILEISQALESNLNNIRTNTSVSSATWLQLSDKIGLLHGSCMDYADNVGPAHTKFQFRELLTRLETQARQIRSAGSRNSTENTRYINEVNNTIKDVVNVVFR, from the exons AGGCGTTATTACAAAGTCGGCCGCTTCCCCACATTCCCAGTTTACCGGAAAGTGATCCACCAGGCACTCTCAGTAGCTCCGGCCTCGGAACCCTTACTGGTTCTTCGGGTTCGGGGGCAGCTACTACGCCCCTTTCATTCGAAACAGCGAACAGATGGACGTCGAAGGAAAATCTTCTCGCCCAAGAAGAGAACGATCCTCAGCTGTTTGTAGCTCTCTACGATTTTCAAGCAGGAGGGGAGAATCAACTAAGTCTGAAAAAAG gtGAACAAGTCCGAATCCTAAGTTATAATAAAAGTGGAGAATGGTGTGAAGCACACTCTTCGACTAACCAAATCGGATGGGTGCCATCAAATTATGTTACCGCAGTTAATTCCCTTGAGAAGCATTCATGGTATCACGGTCCTATATCAAGAAATGCTGCTGAGTATTTATTGAGTTCTGGAATAAATGGCAGTTTTTTAGTGAGAGAATCGGAGAGCAGTCCTGGTCAAAGGAGTATATCGTTAAG ATACGAAGGTCGAGTATACCATTACAGAATCAACGAAGATGGCGAAGGAAAAGTCTATGTGACGGCCGAAAGCAAATTCAGCACCCTTGCCGAACTGGTTCATCATCATTCCATGATGTCCGACGGACTTATAACGCAACTGCTCTACCCTGCCCCCAAACACAACAAGCCCACGGTTTTCCCTCTCAGTCCCGAACCAGACGAGTGGGAAATTAACAGAACCGATATCGTGATGAGGCACAAACTAGGAGGAGGACAGTACGGAGACGTCTACGAAGCTGTATGGAAAAGGTACAATATGACGGTGGCTGTTAAAACGTTGAAAGAAGACACGATGGCCCTGAAGGATTTCCTGGAGGAAGCGGCCATAATGAAGGAAATGAAACATCCGAACTTGGTCCAACTGATGGGCGTCTGTACGAGAGAGCCACCCTTCTACATCATCACCGAATTCATGAGCAAGGGCAATCTACTGGACTACCTGAGGAACGGCAACAAGGAAAACATAAACGCCGTGGTACTTATGTATATAGCGACACAGATTGCTAGCGGTATGAGCTACCTGGAGAGTAGAAGTTTCATACATCGGGATCTGGCCGCTAGGAATTGCCTAGTGGGGGAGAATCATCTGGTCAAAGTGGCCGATTTCGGGCTGGCCAGACTGATGCGCGACGACACCTACACGGCACACGCGGGCGCCAAGTTCCCGATCAAGTGGACGGCGCCGGAGGGTTTGGCCTACAACAAGTTCTCGACCAAGTCTGACGTGTGGGCGTTCGGAATCTTGCTGTGGGAGATCGCGACCTACGGGATGTCCCCGTATCCTGGCGTCGATTTGACCGACGTGTATCACATGCTGGAGAAGGGATACAGGATGGAATGTCCGCCCGGATGTCCGCCCAAAATATACGAGCTGATGAGGCAGTGCTGGCAGTGGCATGCGCACGAGAGACCGACGTTCGCCGAGATTCATCACGCGTTGGAGAATATGTTTCAGGAGTCCAGCATTACAGAAG AGGTAGAAAAACAACTGCAGGGAAACGAGATCGCTGTCCATACTGGAACTCCCCACCTGTCCTATAAAAAATCGCATTCAGGAAGCACAGGAAATATTCATAGTTTAGTTGGATTAATTGATCAATGTAGTG ATAACATCATGACAACCAAATTATCTACATTCACTGGtggttcaaaaaataatttagTACAAATGAGACGAACAACGAATAAAAAGGGAAAAACAGCGCCAGCCCCTCCGAAGAGAACGAG CTTGCTATCTTCTTGCAGTTCATTCCGTGACAGTACCGTTGAGGATCATGCAGGACAGCTTGAAGCGGCAGGAGATGAAGGAACATGTGATttaaatggtatattgaataaaaagagatataaag GTATAACCAAAGATCTTCAAAACCTGGCAGCTAGTGCGAAAGGAGACAGCGAAAGCGACTTGCAAGACCAAACACCTGATACCGATGATTCGGGAGCTCATTCTTATCCAGAAATATCAATGGCTAGTAGCTTGGGTGGAGGGGCCATAACAGGCTCTTTCAAAAGAGCTCCCATCATGGGCAATAGGGCAGTAGGACAGAGGACcggaaaaaaaacgaaaactaAAGAAACGCCACCT GTTCACGTAGCTGCTCTAGAAGTTCAGAATGTCCGAAAAGCGATCAGTCGGTATGGAACCCTTCCTAAGGGAGCCAGAATTGGTGCTTACCTAGAGTCCCTACGGCAAAGCGGAATGTCGAAGAACGACGAATCCCAAACCAACAATTCTCAACCGGCAACGGAACAAGAAACAACCCCTAAAAGTCTTTCACCTAAAACTAGTATCAGAAATCAACCCCAAATGATCAGAAGTAACTCGTCGAGTGGAGTTACCTCTTTTCACGCTCCCCATCCACCTAGTTCTCCAACTTCTGGTAAATTATCACGAAATCGGAATTTAAATAGGAATAACACAACAGGAGACGTGAGGAACAGTTTGAGGACGTTTAGAGGTTCACAAGATAATAATTTTAGAG GAGGGAGCCCTTCAAGATCAATTCAACCAACACTAGCCGACCTTGAGTTTCCACCACCCCCTACTGATTTGCCGCCACCTCCTGAAGAATTTGATAGTTCCGTAGATGTAGATTTCACAACCACAGTTATGACTTCCTCGATAGAGATGAAGAAGAAAATCATACCCATATCACCTCTCACCACTAAGAAAATCAATAGAACCATAGATAAAACGGAATCTTCCTTCATCAATAACTCTCAAGCTACAGGCAGCAGTAGGTTCGGTATTAGTTTGAAAAGAAGAGAGAAGGATAATGGTGGGCAGCGTTCTAGTCTTAACAGTCCTAGCCAAGAAGTCAGGAGTCCTCTCGGTGAAGTAGCTCCGAATTTTCCTTCCCTCAATTCGCCAATGGAATCTTTGCCACCGCCACCAAGTTTCCCAGAACAAG CTTTGGATGGTGGGGAGCTCAAAGAGAACTTGGAAGACAATAAAAGTTCCAAAGTATTCAAAAACAAACTAATATTGAAAGAAATGGAATTGAAATTAGTGGCAGAGATTAAAGAGAGAGCagatcaaaaaaataaaaatccttaCGAGTCTCCACTTTTGGAACCTGTTTTGGCTGTGAGTAGCATAAGTCATGATCCTGTAGCTCAACTAGTCTCTGAGCTCTCGCAAACTTTCAATTTAGATAAGAGAGAGGTTAAAACTGAAAAAGACGGAGAGAATTGTAAAAAGAGTGCGTCCAACAACGGATCTCCAACAACGACATCGAAATCAACAGAAAACAATGGTAATTTCGTGCCACAGCTCAAAAAAATCGATTGTACAAAGAAAGCCAATACCAAAGAAATTAGCGAATCTATTAGTGATTCATCTGTTATCATAGACTTCAAGTCAAGACTGAGAAAAGTGGAACCGGATAAGAAAGAGGGACAAATTGAGAAAACAGACAATGAAAATGAAACGGAAGCTCTACCCAATAAGAGAGAAAGTACTGCTAGTTCGGACAGTGGGAATCAGAAAATCGATGAAGAAGATAAGAGGAAGAGTACTGGGAGTATAAGTAGTTTGAAGAAACTGTGGGAATCAAAGGAACCCACGGAGATTGGAAATGTGCAGTTGAGCCCTaaattatctgtgaaaaataaaaacgaTGAGATTATTGATGAGAATTCGCCGGTGGACACATCGGACGAGTCGATGAAAACGGAAAAACAAAAGGGTGAAAAACGATTGTGGCCCCCGGGGAACAATGACGAGAAGCCAACAATTCCTGCCAAACCTCCAGTCAAAGCCATCAAGCCGGTTCTGAATCGTACGAGTGGACCAGCAATATATGCAACTCCAATTTCGACCAACTCTCCGAATTCTAATAATGGTAAACCCCCAATATCGGCGAAGCCGCAGAACCTGGAGAACAAGAGTCCGGATAAGGAACCCCCATCTGATAAATCGAGCAAAGAAACAATTTTGGAAATTTCCCAAGCGCTTGAGTCGAACCTGAACAATATACGAACAAACACGTCAGTTTCATCCGCAACGTGGTTGCAGCTCTCCGACAAAATTGGGCTTTTGCATGGCTCCTGTATGGATTATGCAGATAATGTTGGTCCGGCCCATACCAAATTTCAGTTTCGCGAACTTTTGACCAGGCTGGAAACGCAGGCAAGGCAAATCCGTTCGGCAGGGTCCAGAAATTCGACTGAAAATACTCGATATATTAATGAAGTGAATAACACCATAAAAGACGTTGTGAATGTGGTTTTTCGATAG
- the LOC123323017 gene encoding tyrosine-protein kinase Abl isoform X5 codes for MGAQSTKERTLTVSSHSTRTATRTRPRPLKDGRQTVSNIFTEHNEALLQSRPLPHIPSLPESDPPGTLSSSGLGTLTGSSGSGAATTPLSFETANRWTSKENLLAQEENDPQLFVALYDFQAGGENQLSLKKGEQVRILSYNKSGEWCEAHSSTNQIGWVPSNYVTAVNSLEKHSWYHGPISRNAAEYLLSSGINGSFLVRESESSPGQRSISLRYEGRVYHYRINEDGEGKVYVTAESKFSTLAELVHHHSMMSDGLITQLLYPAPKHNKPTVFPLSPEPDEWEINRTDIVMRHKLGGGQYGDVYEAVWKRYNMTVAVKTLKEDTMALKDFLEEAAIMKEMKHPNLVQLMGVCTREPPFYIITEFMSKGNLLDYLRNGNKENINAVVLMYIATQIASGMSYLESRSFIHRDLAARNCLVGENHLVKVADFGLARLMRDDTYTAHAGAKFPIKWTAPEGLAYNKFSTKSDVWAFGILLWEIATYGMSPYPGVDLTDVYHMLEKGYRMECPPGCPPKIYELMRQCWQWHAHERPTFAEIHHALENMFQESSITEEVEKQLQGNEIAVHTGTPHLSYKKSHSGSTGNIHSLVGLIDQCSDNIMTTKLSTFTGGSKNNLVQMRRTTNKKGKTAPAPPKRTSLLSSCSSFRDSTVEDHAGQLEAAGDEGTCDLNGILNKKRYKGITKDLQNLAASAKGDSESDLQDQTPDTDDSGAHSYPEISMASSLGGGAITGSFKRAPIMGNRAVGQRTGKKTKTKETPPVHVAALEVQNVRKAISRYGTLPKGARIGAYLESLRQSGMSKNDESQTNNSQPATEQETTPKSLSPKTSIRNQPQMIRSNSSSGVTSFHAPHPPSSPTSGKLSRNRNLNRNNTTGDVRNSLRTFRGSQDNNFRGGSPSRSIQPTLADLEFPPPPTDLPPPPEEFDSSVDVDFTTTVMTSSIEMKKKIIPISPLTTKKINRTIDKTESSFINNSQATGSSRFGISLKRREKDNGGQRSSLNSPSQEVRSPLGEVAPNFPSLNSPMESLPPPPSFPEQGLSSVKL; via the exons AGGCGTTATTACAAAGTCGGCCGCTTCCCCACATTCCCAGTTTACCGGAAAGTGATCCACCAGGCACTCTCAGTAGCTCCGGCCTCGGAACCCTTACTGGTTCTTCGGGTTCGGGGGCAGCTACTACGCCCCTTTCATTCGAAACAGCGAACAGATGGACGTCGAAGGAAAATCTTCTCGCCCAAGAAGAGAACGATCCTCAGCTGTTTGTAGCTCTCTACGATTTTCAAGCAGGAGGGGAGAATCAACTAAGTCTGAAAAAAG gtGAACAAGTCCGAATCCTAAGTTATAATAAAAGTGGAGAATGGTGTGAAGCACACTCTTCGACTAACCAAATCGGATGGGTGCCATCAAATTATGTTACCGCAGTTAATTCCCTTGAGAAGCATTCATGGTATCACGGTCCTATATCAAGAAATGCTGCTGAGTATTTATTGAGTTCTGGAATAAATGGCAGTTTTTTAGTGAGAGAATCGGAGAGCAGTCCTGGTCAAAGGAGTATATCGTTAAG ATACGAAGGTCGAGTATACCATTACAGAATCAACGAAGATGGCGAAGGAAAAGTCTATGTGACGGCCGAAAGCAAATTCAGCACCCTTGCCGAACTGGTTCATCATCATTCCATGATGTCCGACGGACTTATAACGCAACTGCTCTACCCTGCCCCCAAACACAACAAGCCCACGGTTTTCCCTCTCAGTCCCGAACCAGACGAGTGGGAAATTAACAGAACCGATATCGTGATGAGGCACAAACTAGGAGGAGGACAGTACGGAGACGTCTACGAAGCTGTATGGAAAAGGTACAATATGACGGTGGCTGTTAAAACGTTGAAAGAAGACACGATGGCCCTGAAGGATTTCCTGGAGGAAGCGGCCATAATGAAGGAAATGAAACATCCGAACTTGGTCCAACTGATGGGCGTCTGTACGAGAGAGCCACCCTTCTACATCATCACCGAATTCATGAGCAAGGGCAATCTACTGGACTACCTGAGGAACGGCAACAAGGAAAACATAAACGCCGTGGTACTTATGTATATAGCGACACAGATTGCTAGCGGTATGAGCTACCTGGAGAGTAGAAGTTTCATACATCGGGATCTGGCCGCTAGGAATTGCCTAGTGGGGGAGAATCATCTGGTCAAAGTGGCCGATTTCGGGCTGGCCAGACTGATGCGCGACGACACCTACACGGCACACGCGGGCGCCAAGTTCCCGATCAAGTGGACGGCGCCGGAGGGTTTGGCCTACAACAAGTTCTCGACCAAGTCTGACGTGTGGGCGTTCGGAATCTTGCTGTGGGAGATCGCGACCTACGGGATGTCCCCGTATCCTGGCGTCGATTTGACCGACGTGTATCACATGCTGGAGAAGGGATACAGGATGGAATGTCCGCCCGGATGTCCGCCCAAAATATACGAGCTGATGAGGCAGTGCTGGCAGTGGCATGCGCACGAGAGACCGACGTTCGCCGAGATTCATCACGCGTTGGAGAATATGTTTCAGGAGTCCAGCATTACAGAAG AGGTAGAAAAACAACTGCAGGGAAACGAGATCGCTGTCCATACTGGAACTCCCCACCTGTCCTATAAAAAATCGCATTCAGGAAGCACAGGAAATATTCATAGTTTAGTTGGATTAATTGATCAATGTAGTG ATAACATCATGACAACCAAATTATCTACATTCACTGGtggttcaaaaaataatttagTACAAATGAGACGAACAACGAATAAAAAGGGAAAAACAGCGCCAGCCCCTCCGAAGAGAACGAG CTTGCTATCTTCTTGCAGTTCATTCCGTGACAGTACCGTTGAGGATCATGCAGGACAGCTTGAAGCGGCAGGAGATGAAGGAACATGTGATttaaatggtatattgaataaaaagagatataaag GTATAACCAAAGATCTTCAAAACCTGGCAGCTAGTGCGAAAGGAGACAGCGAAAGCGACTTGCAAGACCAAACACCTGATACCGATGATTCGGGAGCTCATTCTTATCCAGAAATATCAATGGCTAGTAGCTTGGGTGGAGGGGCCATAACAGGCTCTTTCAAAAGAGCTCCCATCATGGGCAATAGGGCAGTAGGACAGAGGACcggaaaaaaaacgaaaactaAAGAAACGCCACCT GTTCACGTAGCTGCTCTAGAAGTTCAGAATGTCCGAAAAGCGATCAGTCGGTATGGAACCCTTCCTAAGGGAGCCAGAATTGGTGCTTACCTAGAGTCCCTACGGCAAAGCGGAATGTCGAAGAACGACGAATCCCAAACCAACAATTCTCAACCGGCAACGGAACAAGAAACAACCCCTAAAAGTCTTTCACCTAAAACTAGTATCAGAAATCAACCCCAAATGATCAGAAGTAACTCGTCGAGTGGAGTTACCTCTTTTCACGCTCCCCATCCACCTAGTTCTCCAACTTCTGGTAAATTATCACGAAATCGGAATTTAAATAGGAATAACACAACAGGAGACGTGAGGAACAGTTTGAGGACGTTTAGAGGTTCACAAGATAATAATTTTAGAG GAGGGAGCCCTTCAAGATCAATTCAACCAACACTAGCCGACCTTGAGTTTCCACCACCCCCTACTGATTTGCCGCCACCTCCTGAAGAATTTGATAGTTCCGTAGATGTAGATTTCACAACCACAGTTATGACTTCCTCGATAGAGATGAAGAAGAAAATCATACCCATATCACCTCTCACCACTAAGAAAATCAATAGAACCATAGATAAAACGGAATCTTCCTTCATCAATAACTCTCAAGCTACAGGCAGCAGTAGGTTCGGTATTAGTTTGAAAAGAAGAGAGAAGGATAATGGTGGGCAGCGTTCTAGTCTTAACAGTCCTAGCCAAGAAGTCAGGAGTCCTCTCGGTGAAGTAGCTCCGAATTTTCCTTCCCTCAATTCGCCAATGGAATCTTTGCCACCGCCACCAAGTTTCCCAGAACAAG ggtTGTCTTCTGTGAAGctttaa